The following coding sequences lie in one Candidatus Dependentiae bacterium genomic window:
- a CDS encoding L-lactate dehydrogenase, whose amino-acid sequence MQCKSPCRPSTKVAIIGAGFVGSTTAYALMLDGVASEIALIDINKNKVEGEALDLAHCMQFTQQTTITASDSFELVKDAAVIVISAGMAQAPHQTRTDLLEANTKLFKKIIPEIVRYNDQAILLVVTNPLDVLTYVTWKLSGLSPCQVFGTGTVLDTARLRYLMGQYFSISPKDITASILGEHGDSEFVWWSRAQIAGVQLDQLPGYSLESLTNLYEKTKSAAYEIISKKGSTSYAIALVVCKIVKAILRDQSRAFTVSTYLDHYAGVQDVFLSVPTIVRRGGICQRLEIDLDEQEQKFFKASAYKVKSEIDAAMALIQ is encoded by the coding sequence ATGCAGTGTAAAAGTCCATGTCGGCCATCAACAAAAGTTGCTATTATTGGTGCGGGATTTGTTGGAAGCACAACAGCATATGCGCTTATGCTTGATGGGGTAGCTTCTGAAATTGCACTCATTGATATCAATAAAAATAAAGTTGAAGGTGAGGCGTTAGATCTTGCTCATTGTATGCAGTTCACTCAGCAGACTACTATCACCGCAAGTGATTCTTTTGAGCTTGTTAAAGACGCCGCAGTTATTGTAATTTCTGCGGGGATGGCGCAAGCACCTCATCAAACACGAACCGATTTACTTGAAGCAAATACAAAGCTCTTCAAAAAAATCATCCCAGAAATAGTTAGGTATAATGATCAGGCAATATTGCTGGTTGTTACTAATCCTCTGGATGTTCTGACTTATGTTACTTGGAAACTTTCAGGACTTTCACCATGCCAAGTATTTGGCACAGGAACAGTTCTTGATACAGCTCGATTACGATATTTAATGGGGCAATATTTTAGTATAAGCCCAAAAGATATCACCGCTTCAATTTTGGGTGAGCATGGTGATTCAGAATTTGTATGGTGGAGTCGCGCTCAAATTGCAGGCGTACAGCTTGACCAATTGCCTGGATATTCTTTAGAAAGTCTTACCAATTTGTATGAAAAAACAAAAAGCGCCGCGTATGAAATTATTTCAAAAAAAGGTTCGACAAGTTACGCTATTGCTCTTGTCGTTTGTAAAATTGTTAAAGCAATTTTGCGTGATCAATCACGCGCTTTTACGGTTTCAACCTATCTAGACCATTATGCGGGAGTGCAAGATGTTTTTTTGAGTGTTCCGACTATTGTTCGTCGTGGTGGAATTTGTCAGCGATTAGAAATTGACTTGGATGAACAAGAGCAAAAATTTTTTAAAGCTTCTGCATATAAAGTAAAAAGCGAAATTGATGCAGCCATGGCTCTGATTCAATGA
- the rplQ gene encoding 50S ribosomal protein L17: MMHQNGRKKLNLKSAHRKALLRNQVIHLINYGSLQTTKPRVKEVQKIVEKIVTISRKGYDFNTIRRVKSMLPYSSTAVVKMIKEIAPRYIDRPGGYTRVIPLGRRESDTAPIARLEWV; the protein is encoded by the coding sequence ATGATGCATCAAAATGGACGAAAAAAATTAAATCTTAAATCAGCTCATCGAAAAGCTTTGTTGAGAAACCAAGTTATTCATTTGATTAACTATGGTTCTTTGCAAACAACAAAGCCTCGCGTTAAAGAAGTTCAAAAAATTGTTGAAAAAATTGTTACCATCTCCCGTAAGGGATATGATTTCAATACCATTCGTCGTGTTAAAAGCATGTTGCCTTACAGCAGCACAGCGGTAGTCAAGATGATCAAGGAAATTGCTCCTCGATACATCGACCGCCCAGGTGGTTACACTCGAGTAATTCCACTTGGCAGACGCGAGAGCGATACTGCGCCAATTGCACGTCTTGAATGGGTTTGA
- a CDS encoding DNA-directed RNA polymerase subunit alpha, which yields MNYKPLILPKLSWDKKVSSDTEGELIVGPLEPGYGITLGNALRRVILSSIEGASVTSVIIKGVNNEFSTIKGVIEDTLQVLLNIKEIVIKNSTGLPGKMHLNLKGEGVARVSDITADDHLELINKDHVIAHLAVDGDLEIEFSVEMGRGYVAAQWPHGKSLQPDGRIYMDAMFSPVKRVEYRIEKTRVGQEIDYDKLTFKVFTNGAADPRDVIHYGTSVLRTQLEHFLEAKEIPFNEISQSQEEGVAGESKVDVEGPTRGLPVDLFLKPIDELEFSVRAHNCLIGAGIKRVIDLVNLTDEDVLKIKNFGRKSLREVKEILSAFGLHLGMNVKELDLKKAIKEQEGGAK from the coding sequence ATGAATTATAAGCCGTTGATACTTCCGAAGTTAAGTTGGGATAAGAAGGTATCGTCTGATACTGAAGGAGAGTTGATCGTTGGGCCACTTGAACCAGGCTATGGGATCACTCTTGGTAACGCATTACGACGGGTTATTTTGTCTTCGATTGAAGGTGCATCTGTAACATCTGTTATTATTAAAGGTGTAAACAACGAATTTTCAACCATCAAGGGTGTTATCGAAGACACGCTGCAAGTATTGCTGAACATCAAAGAAATCGTTATTAAAAATTCAACCGGGCTCCCCGGCAAAATGCACCTCAACCTTAAGGGTGAGGGTGTTGCTCGTGTGTCAGATATTACAGCAGATGATCATCTTGAACTTATTAATAAAGATCATGTGATCGCTCATTTGGCGGTTGATGGTGATCTTGAAATTGAGTTTTCAGTTGAGATGGGGCGTGGATATGTTGCTGCTCAGTGGCCGCATGGCAAGTCTCTTCAACCTGATGGACGTATCTACATGGATGCGATGTTTTCACCGGTTAAACGTGTTGAATATCGCATTGAAAAAACACGTGTTGGTCAAGAAATTGATTATGATAAGCTAACATTTAAAGTTTTTACTAATGGTGCTGCTGATCCTCGCGATGTCATTCACTACGGCACTTCAGTGCTTCGAACGCAGCTTGAGCATTTCTTGGAGGCAAAAGAGATTCCATTTAATGAAATTTCACAAAGCCAAGAAGAGGGCGTTGCAGGAGAGAGCAAAGTTGATGTTGAAGGTCCAACCAGAGGTCTTCCGGTTGATCTTTTCCTCAAGCCAATTGATGAGCTTGAATTTTCAGTTCGTGCTCACAATTGTTTAATTGGAGCAGGAATCAAGCGTGTTATCGACTTAGTCAATTTGACTGATGAAGATGTGCTCAAAATTAAAAACTTTGGTCGCAAATCATTGCGTGAGGTAAAAGAGATTTTGTCGGCGTTTGGTTTACATCTTGGTATGAATGTAAAAGAATTAGACCTCAAGAAAGCTATTAAAGAACAAGAAGGCGGTGCCAAATGA
- the rpsD gene encoding 30S ribosomal protein S4: MSMNAACSKCRQAGEKLYLKGAKCRSAKCTLEKRTGTPGQHPKKPGSKKTSEYGKQLQEKQKVKLMYGVLEKQFHRFFDVATKQRGVTGENLLALLERRLDNVIFRLKMAISRVQARQMIVHGHISVNGKRVASPSYILNVNDVVSFTQGTMSNSSFIENVIDKRLSTGIKVPEWLELQKKDRKGILLRLPVRADVTAPIEEHLIVELYSK, encoded by the coding sequence ATGTCAATGAATGCAGCGTGCAGCAAATGCAGACAAGCCGGTGAAAAGCTTTACCTTAAAGGTGCTAAGTGTCGGTCTGCAAAATGCACATTAGAAAAAAGAACCGGAACACCCGGCCAGCATCCTAAAAAACCAGGATCAAAAAAAACTTCTGAGTATGGAAAACAGTTGCAAGAGAAGCAAAAAGTTAAACTGATGTATGGAGTGCTTGAAAAACAATTCCATCGTTTTTTTGATGTTGCAACAAAACAACGTGGTGTTACAGGTGAAAACTTGCTTGCTCTACTTGAGCGTCGTCTTGATAACGTTATATTTCGTTTGAAGATGGCAATTTCTCGCGTACAAGCTCGTCAAATGATTGTACATGGACATATTTCAGTTAATGGAAAGCGTGTTGCATCACCTTCATATATATTGAATGTTAACGATGTTGTTTCCTTTACACAAGGAACAATGAGTAACTCAAGTTTCATCGAAAACGTTATTGATAAGCGTTTAAGCACAGGTATTAAAGTTCCTGAATGGTTAGAACTTCAAAAGAAAGACCGTAAGGGTATTCTTTTGCGTTTGCCTGTTCGTGCTGATGTGACAGCTCCGATTGAAGAGCACTTGATTGTTGAGTTATACTCGAAATAA
- the rpsK gene encoding 30S ribosomal protein S11 produces MAYKKSKKKNHRDVSTVIAHVKSSFNNTLVAITTTDGDVLMRGSAGQHGFKGARKGTPFAATQIASRLAKELVGLGVKLIEVNMQGPGSGRDSVVRALQSSGLNVTTLRDVTPLPHNGCRAPKKRRV; encoded by the coding sequence ATGGCATATAAGAAAAGTAAAAAGAAGAACCATCGCGACGTGAGCACCGTTATTGCTCATGTTAAGTCTTCGTTTAATAACACGCTTGTGGCTATTACAACAACTGATGGTGACGTTCTTATGCGTGGAAGTGCTGGACAACATGGTTTTAAAGGTGCCAGAAAAGGTACCCCATTTGCAGCAACGCAAATTGCTAGCCGCTTGGCTAAAGAATTGGTGGGGTTGGGTGTAAAACTTATTGAAGTTAACATGCAAGGTCCTGGGTCAGGACGAGATTCTGTAGTTCGCGCGTTACAGTCTTCAGGGCTTAATGTAACGACGTTGCGTGACGTTACACCATTGCCTCACAATGGATGCCGTGCACCAAAGAAACGAAGAGTCTAA
- the rpsM gene encoding 30S ribosomal protein S13 → MARIEGVHLPNEKRVEIGLTYLYGIGLNRAREILVHTKVSPDTRVKDLSHEDVAAIQRYITQSLKIEGELRKEVTLNIKRLQEIGSYRGLRHKKSLPCRGQRTKTNARTRKGPRKSGSVVPNKKLVSKK, encoded by the coding sequence ATGGCTCGTATTGAAGGCGTTCACCTTCCAAATGAAAAGCGTGTTGAGATAGGTTTAACCTATTTGTATGGTATTGGTCTAAATCGTGCTCGAGAAATTCTTGTGCACACCAAAGTAAGTCCGGACACGCGTGTAAAAGATTTGTCGCATGAAGATGTTGCTGCAATTCAAAGGTATATTACGCAAAGCCTAAAAATTGAAGGCGAATTGCGTAAAGAAGTTACCCTGAATATTAAGCGGTTACAGGAAATCGGTTCTTATCGGGGCCTGCGCCATAAAAAGTCGCTTCCATGCCGTGGTCAGCGTACTAAAACAAATGCGCGAACACGCAAGGGACCACGTAAGTCGGGTAGTGTTGTTCCGAATAAGAAACTGGTTTCAAAAAAATAA
- the rpmJ gene encoding 50S ribosomal protein L36 — protein sequence MKVRTSVKKICGDCKIIKREGVIRVICKKSPKHKQRQG from the coding sequence ATGAAAGTAAGAACATCAGTTAAAAAAATTTGTGGTGATTGTAAGATTATCAAACGTGAGGGTGTTATTAGGGTTATTTGTAAGAAGAGTCCTAAGCATAAGCAACGACAAGGCTAA
- the infA gene encoding translation initiation factor IF-1, translating to MKKKGDVIVMEGIVEKALPNAMFQVKLIDSAHVVLAHVSGKMRMHYIKLLPGDKVTVELSPYDLTKGRIISRHKM from the coding sequence ATGAAAAAGAAGGGCGACGTTATTGTCATGGAAGGAATTGTCGAAAAAGCATTACCAAACGCAATGTTTCAGGTAAAACTTATCGACAGTGCCCATGTAGTCCTTGCTCACGTATCGGGAAAGATGCGAATGCATTATATAAAGCTTTTGCCAGGTGATAAGGTAACTGTTGAGTTGTCTCCTTATGATTTGACAAAAGGGCGAATTATTTCGCGACACAAGATGTAA
- the map gene encoding type I methionyl aminopeptidase produces the protein MTSKILIKNKIAIDRMRAAGALLAEVVTYITPFVIEGVSTLELDALMEAEMKRVGLKPECKGYAGYQHATCISINDVIVHGVPCKEDILKSGDFVKIDIVGSFKDYCADMARSFFIGEVSPVVKQLAITAQRALDAGIAQAVAGRKLHDISATIQQEVEKDGFGIVKSFAGHGIGKNLHEAPDVPNYGRFGTGPVLLEGMTLAIEPMITQHSPAVRIMDDGWTAKTVDGGLAAHVEDTILITRNGAQILTRP, from the coding sequence ATGACAAGCAAAATTTTGATAAAAAATAAGATAGCAATTGATCGTATGCGAGCTGCTGGAGCTCTTTTAGCCGAAGTAGTTACCTACATTACCCCATTCGTTATTGAAGGAGTAAGTACTCTTGAGCTTGATGCCCTTATGGAAGCTGAAATGAAGCGAGTTGGGCTTAAGCCTGAGTGTAAGGGATATGCAGGTTATCAGCATGCTACTTGTATATCAATTAATGATGTGATTGTTCATGGTGTTCCTTGCAAAGAAGATATTTTAAAATCTGGAGATTTTGTTAAAATAGATATCGTAGGCTCTTTTAAAGACTATTGTGCAGATATGGCTCGGTCTTTTTTCATTGGTGAAGTTTCACCGGTAGTTAAACAACTTGCTATTACTGCTCAGAGAGCTTTAGATGCAGGCATAGCGCAAGCAGTTGCAGGAAGAAAATTACATGATATTTCTGCAACAATACAGCAAGAAGTCGAAAAAGATGGCTTTGGAATTGTAAAGAGTTTTGCAGGCCATGGCATAGGGAAAAACCTACATGAAGCACCTGATGTTCCAAATTATGGAAGATTTGGCACAGGACCAGTTTTGTTGGAAGGCATGACGCTTGCTATTGAGCCCATGATTACTCAACATAGTCCAGCAGTTAGAATTATGGATGATGGTTGGACAGCTAAAACAGTTGACGGCGGGCTTGCTGCGCATGTTGAGGATACGATACTTATAACACGAAATGGTGCCCAAATTTTAACAAGGCCATAA